GTTTATGAAAGCTCCAAAACCTTACATATGCTAGAAAGAGCCGAACTTGAAAACCCTTATATAGTCCAAATTGCAGGGGGTGATAAAGAAGTGCTTAAAAAAGCAGTTCAAATGCTTAATGAAATGGATTTTGTAGATGGCATTGACTTTAATTGTGGCTGTCCTGTAAATAAAGTCGTCAAACAATGTGCAGGAAGTGCTCTGCTAGAAAATTTAGAGCTTTTTAAAAGCCTTGTGGGAGTGATTAAAGAAAACAATAAAAAAAACCTTACAAGTGTTAAATTTCGCTTAGGCTTTAATGAAAAATATCCCGAAAAAATGGCTAAAATTTGCGAAAGTTTGGGCGTGGACTTTGTAAGCATTCACGGACGCACAAGAAAGCAGCTTTATAGTGGAAAAGCGGATTATGACTCTATTGCTAGTGCTAAAGCAAGCGTGAAAATTCCTGTGATCGCAAATGGTGATATCAATGCTCAAAATGCTAAAGAGGTTTATGAGATCACAAAATGTGATGGACTTATGATAGGGCGTGCAAGTGTGGGAAATCCTTGGATATTTTATGAAATCAAAAGTGGTAAAAATGTAGATGAAAAACTCAAAAAAGAAATCATACTCACTCATTTTG
The window above is part of the Campylobacter coli genome. Proteins encoded here:
- a CDS encoding tRNA-dihydrouridine synthase, whose product is MIDFSKKPLFLAPMAGFSDLPFRNVVKKFGADITISEMISSNALVYESSKTLHMLERAELENPYIVQIAGGDKEVLKKAVQMLNEMDFVDGIDFNCGCPVNKVVKQCAGSALLENLELFKSLVGVIKENNKKNLTSVKFRLGFNEKYPEKMAKICESLGVDFVSIHGRTRKQLYSGKADYDSIASAKASVKIPVIANGDINAQNAKEVYEITKCDGLMIGRASVGNPWIFYEIKSGKNVDEKLKKEIILTHFDEMIKHYKDQGVSIFRKHLHEYSKGHKDASAFRDSVNRIDNVEEMRKKIEEFFSLT